One stretch of Oncorhynchus keta strain PuntledgeMale-10-30-2019 chromosome 18, Oket_V2, whole genome shotgun sequence DNA includes these proteins:
- the LOC118397133 gene encoding rho-related GTP-binding protein RhoU-like yields MSPPVPMDYNKTMAPPVPPHKHQTTRPGEAQERVLKCVLLGDGAVGKTSLVVSYTTNGYPTKYVPTAFDDFSAVVQVDGHPVRLQLCDTAGQDEFDKLRHFCYSRTDTLLLCFSVVSPASFQNVWEKWVPEIRRRCPLVPMLLVGTQCDLREDVKVLIELARRRERPVAEVDARALADKVDAVAYVECSALTQKNLKEVFDAAIAVGMKHADRRARRERKVRSTADKMKTLSKSWWKKYFCIP; encoded by the exons ATGTCACCTCCAGTTCCAATGGATTATAACAAGACCATGGCTCCTCCAGTGCCGCCTCACAAACACCAAACTACCCGGCCAGGCGAGGCTCAGGAGCGGGTGTTGAAGTGCGTACTACTCGGCGATGGAGCGGTTGGGAAGACCAGCCTGGTTGTCAGCTACACAACAAATGGCTATCCAACGAAATACGTCCCCACGGCGTTTGATGACTTTTCAG cGGTGGTGCAGGTGGACGGACACCCTGTGAGACTACAGCTCTGTGACACTGCTGGACAG gatGAATTCGATAAGCTCCGTCACTTCTGCTACTCGCGCACCGACACCCTCCTCCTCTGCTTCAGTGTGGTCAGCCCTGCCTCCTTCCAGAatgtctgggagaagtgggtCCCGGAGATCCGCCGGCGCTGCCCGCTCGTGCCCATGCTGCTGGTGGGAACCCAGTGTGACCTGCGCGAGGACGTCAAGGTGCTGATCGAGCTGGCCCGCCGGAGGGAGAGGCCCGTGGCCGAGGTGGACGCCCGCGCCCTGGCGGACAAAGTGGACGCCGTGGCGTACGTGGAGTGCTCGGCGCTCACCCAGAAGAACCTGAAGGAGGTGTTTGACGCGGCCATCGCCGTGGGGATGAAGCACGCCGATAGGAGGGCGCGGCGGGAGAGGAAGGTGCGTAGCACGGCCGATAAGATGAAGACCCTGTCCAAGTCGTGGTGGAAGAAGTACTTCTGTATTCCGTAG
- the rtn2a gene encoding reticulon-2a isoform X6 — protein sequence MANINVMDLIYWKDTERTGMVFTGLVVGLLSLFQLSIITVISTISLGALCFTVSVSLYYKILHMLNMGDGVPPFKAYLDLDISFSGELADQYTQKVIVAVVSAANSLKNLFLVGNLFNSLKLLALMYLVTFLGDLCNGLTVLIIGVIALFSLPLVYRQHQAKVDGFVAGIQANVDNAKDILHRIAQGGGPTPDTTPGGAKPKTQ from the exons AGGACACAGAGCGTACAGGCATGGTATTCACAGGGCTGGTGGTGGGTTTGCTGTCCTTGTTCCAGCTCAGCATCATCACAGTCATCTCCACCATCTCCCTGGGGGCCCTGTGCTTCACCGTCTCAGTCAGCCTCTACTATAAGATCCTGCACATGCTCAACATGGGAGACGGAGTGCCCCCCTTCAA GGCGTATCTAGATTTGGATATCAGTTTCAGTGGGGAGCTGGCTGACCAATACACGCAGAAGGTCATCGTTGCAGTCGTCTCTGCTGCTAACTCACTCAAGAATCTCTTCCTGGTTGGAAACCTCTTCAACTCTCTCAAG CTCCTGGCTCTGATGTACCTGGTGACTTTCCTGGGAGACCTGTGTAATGGCCTTACTGTGCTCATCATTG GTGTGATCGCTCTATTCTCTCTACCGCTGGTCTACAGGCAGCACCAG GCAAAAGTGGACGGCTTCGTTGCAGGAATTCAGGCTAACGTTGACAACGCCAAGGACAT TCTCCACAGAATTGCCCAAGGTGGtggtcccacccctgacacaacCCCTGGCGGTGCCAAGCCCAAAACACAATGA
- the rtn2a gene encoding reticulon-2a isoform X7 yields the protein MDLIYWKDTERTGMVFTGLVVGLLSLFQLSIITVISTISLGALCFTVSVSLYYKILHMLNMGDGVPPFKAYLDLDISFSGELADQYTQKVIVAVVSAANSLKNLFLVGNLFNSLKLLALMYLVTFLGDLCNGLTVLIIGVIALFSLPLVYRQHQAKVDGFVAGIQANVDNAKDILHRIAQGGGPTPDTTPGGAKPKTQ from the exons AGGACACAGAGCGTACAGGCATGGTATTCACAGGGCTGGTGGTGGGTTTGCTGTCCTTGTTCCAGCTCAGCATCATCACAGTCATCTCCACCATCTCCCTGGGGGCCCTGTGCTTCACCGTCTCAGTCAGCCTCTACTATAAGATCCTGCACATGCTCAACATGGGAGACGGAGTGCCCCCCTTCAA GGCGTATCTAGATTTGGATATCAGTTTCAGTGGGGAGCTGGCTGACCAATACACGCAGAAGGTCATCGTTGCAGTCGTCTCTGCTGCTAACTCACTCAAGAATCTCTTCCTGGTTGGAAACCTCTTCAACTCTCTCAAG CTCCTGGCTCTGATGTACCTGGTGACTTTCCTGGGAGACCTGTGTAATGGCCTTACTGTGCTCATCATTG GTGTGATCGCTCTATTCTCTCTACCGCTGGTCTACAGGCAGCACCAG GCAAAAGTGGACGGCTTCGTTGCAGGAATTCAGGCTAACGTTGACAACGCCAAGGACAT TCTCCACAGAATTGCCCAAGGTGGtggtcccacccctgacacaacCCCTGGCGGTGCCAAGCCCAAAACACAATGA